AAAGATTGGACATATTCGGCATCGGTATAATCGATACGACTCTGCAAAACGCAAAGGATGCAATGGAGTCCATAATTGACTCCCGGCCAGATAAAACGTATTCTATAGTATTTGTCAATACCTCAACGATGAATCTCGCCATAGAGGATAGAAAGTACGCGGATGTGCTTAATTCGGCGGATTACGTTTTTGGCGATGGAACGGGAGTGCGCTGGGCAGTGAGGATATTATACAAGAGAAAGCTGCTGGACAATGTAAACGGAACAGACCTGATCCCGAAATTTTTACGTGAAACAACCGGCAAAAATTACCGCTACTTCCTTCTGGGCGCCGAGCCGGAAGCGATAGAGAAGGCCGCTGAAAACGCTCCGGCTTTGTTCCCGGATTGCGCGTTGGCGGGATATCACCATGGTTTCTGGAAAAAAGAAGAGAACGATGAAATCATCAGGATAATAAACGAGTCGGGAGCCCATCTGCTGCTTGTGGGGATGGGGAATCCCATACAGGAAAACTGGATTGCCGGGAATATCGGGAAACTCAAAGTGCCGCTTGTCGCCGCCGTTGGGGGCCTTTTCACCTACTGGTCAGGTGATCTTGACCGCGCTCCTCTCTGGATAAGAAAAATCGGTATGGAGTGGCTCCATATTTTGTTCCGGCAGCCCCACAAATGGCAGAGATATCTGGTCGGAAATACCAAATTTCTTGCCCGGATATTTCTTCAGGCCGCCCGGGGGAAGTCATGATTGATCGAATTTCCACTATCCGCTGGCATGTGAAAAAAAGCTCGAGAAAGATAATTGCCTACGGCACATCCCCGTTCATGCGCCTGTGCCGTTCAATTCCGGGCGTCAAACCATCGGTGCGTGTGCTGACATATCACCGGTTTGGCGATCGCGCCTATGACCCGTTTTGCGTTTCGATTCCCGTCTTTTCCATGCAAATGAAATGGCTGGCTGAAACGGGGCGCGCCGTTACGCTCGAGCAGGTGGAGGCCCACGCGTCCGGCAATGCGGCCGTTCCCGACGGCTCTGTCCTGGTAACGATAGACGACGGGTTCAGAAGCGTATATACCGACGCGCTGCCTGTTCTTCAAAAATACCGCATCCCGGCTGTCGTGTTTGTTGCGTCGGGGGCAATCGGGAAAACAGAACAGGGATCGGAATATAGCGACCAGTATCTGCTCCCGGAAGATATCAGGAAGATTTCCAGGGACGGCATTGCCATCGGGTCCCATTCGGTCAGCCATGGTTCGATGGCCCGGTTGTCTCCGCCTGATATGGAGAGAGAGGCAAGGGACTCAAGACGAATTCTGGAGAAGCTTGCCGGCAAGCCGGTGACTTCTTTCGCATATCCTTACGGCACAAGGGCCGATTATAACGATGATACGGCGCGCATATTGCGGAATTGCGGATATACTTCAGTGTATACTTCGCAGCATGGACCGGTTCATGCGGGGATGGACCCCTGGGAATTGCCGCGTGTAAAGGTCGAGGGAGGGGAATCCCTGTCCATGTTCAAATGCATCTGCGATGGCGGCATGGACGCGTGGAGGCTGGTGGACAGACTCCTGTCCGGCTTCCAGAATGTAAACCGCAAATGAGCGCAAATCAGCGCTTGTTTTGATTTCATAACTGTCAGGAAAAGGCATGGATAAACAGATCTCTGTCGTAATACCGTCCTATAATTCCCAGAAAACAATATCGTACACCCTTGATTCATTGTTGAAGCAGAAAGGCGATTACATCAAAGAAATCATTGTCGCCGATTCTTCCGACAATCCGGGGATGAAGGATATAATCGCTAAATATTCTCCGGGAGTAAAATTTATCAATACCGGGACGAGGGTCATGCCGGCGTTGGGCCGGAACCTGGGCGCCGGCCAAGCCACGGGAAAGATACTAGCTTTCCTGGATTCGGACGCGATCGCGGTAGAGGATTGGTCTGAAAAGATTGCCCTGGCATATGGGAAAGGATATAAGGCCGGAGGAGGGGGTGTCGAGCTTCCCGGGTTTCAACGGAATAATTCAATAGCTGCGGCGCAGTATTATCTCCAGCTTAATGAATTCATTCCGGCGGGCAGGGAGCGTGTGAAATCCATCCTTCCCGGGGTCAATATTTTCTGCGAGCGCGAACTGTTCAACAGGGTGGGGGGGTTCCCGGAAGTCAGGGCGTCCGAGGACACGCTATTCGGCCTGGCCGTATCCAGGCACACCCGGTACTGGTTTGTGCCGGGTATTACCGTGGCCCATATATTCAGGGAGGATCTGAAGGGGTTCCTCAATAACCAGGAATTGCTCGGAAAATATATCATCCTGTATAGACGGAAATATTATTCAAGCCCGATTTACAGGGGAATTATACCCGTGCTGCTGTTCCCGGCCATTATCACGTTCAAGACACTCCGGATGATTGTGCGAATAGCCCTTTCCCGGCGTGGGGAGATATTAAGGTTCTTCAAGGTGTCGCCGCTGTTCATGAAGGGCATGGTGTACTGGAGCAGGGGTTTTTTGAAGGGGTGTTTCGAAAAGACCTGAGCATATCAGCCTATTAATACTTCTTGCGGCAGGGCGTGGCTCAGAAAGCCTGTTGGAGAGGCGGATAATCCGTAAGCGCCGGCATTGAAGAGCACCAGCAAATCCCCCTCTTCTAGTTTCGGCATTTTAACATTGCGCCCGATGCAATCCAGCGGGGTACAGAGGGGGCCGCAAATTTCGTAGCTGATTTCTTCTGGCATGGAAATCTTATTGGCGCAGGCAAAGGGAAAGTTTCTTTTAATGATCTGCCCCAGGTTGCCGCTTGCAGCCAGGTTGTGGTTCATTCCCCCGTCGCAGATGGCGAAATGTTTGCCGCGGCTCTGCTTAACGGCCACAATGGATGTTATATACATGCCAGATTCAGCCGTGAGAAATCTTCCCGGCTCGAGGATGATTTTCAGGTTCGAAAAAGCTTTTTCCCGGTCGATTAACTTCTGGCGCTCCCGCTTCAATGCCTGCCCCAGGTCGGCCAGGTCCAGCGGTTTCTCGTCTTCATAATAGGGGATGCCGAAACCACCGCCAAGATCGAGGGTCGATAAAAGCAGCCCGTGATTTATTAAAATACTCTCGCACAGTTCCAGCGCATGGGCATAAAGTTTTGCCAGTGAAACTGAATCAAGAATCTGTGTGCCTGCGTAAATATGAAGCCCGGACAATTTCAGGTTGGCGCACTTCATGATAGCCTGTACGGCTTCGTTCAGCATCTCTTCGTCAAAACCAAAGGCGATCGGCTTGCCTCCCATCTGGATGGCGCCGGTTTGAAATTGATTGGACGGATTGATCCGAATGGAAACCGGTTGGTTCCTGTTTAGTTGTTTTGCCGCCTCGTTGCAGCGCGTAATTTCAGAAAAAGATTCGAGATGGATTTCCGCTATGCCTTTTTCTATCGTGGTGCGGAGGTCAATTGTCCTTTTACCGGGACCGGCGTATATGATCTTGGCGGGATCGCAGCCTGCCGCGATTGATTTTTCGAATTCACCCGGTGATGCGATCTCCGTCCCGCAGCCATTATTTACAAAAAAGGCGATGACATCATTGTGCGGGTTTGCTTTAACCGAATAAAATATATCGCAGAAAGGAAGATTCGTCCTTATCGTATCTAGTTTCTGCTTCAATACTCCCGCATCATAGAGGTATAAAGGGGTCGAGCGTTTATTAGCTAGGTCGATAATTGATTCCCCGCCTGCAAACAGCGTGTTGTCCCTGACCTCGAAATAGGAGTC
This genomic window from Spirochaetota bacterium contains:
- a CDS encoding type III PLP-dependent enzyme; amino-acid sequence: MNKVGQSIIDSYFEVRDNTLFAGGESIIDLANKRSTPLYLYDAGVLKQKLDTIRTNLPFCDIFYSVKANPHNDVIAFFVNNGCGTEIASPGEFEKSIAAGCDPAKIIYAGPGKRTIDLRTTIEKGIAEIHLESFSEITRCNEAAKQLNRNQPVSIRINPSNQFQTGAIQMGGKPIAFGFDEEMLNEAVQAIMKCANLKLSGLHIYAGTQILDSVSLAKLYAHALELCESILINHGLLLSTLDLGGGFGIPYYEDEKPLDLADLGQALKRERQKLIDREKAFSNLKIILEPGRFLTAESGMYITSIVAVKQSRGKHFAICDGGMNHNLAASGNLGQIIKRNFPFACANKISMPEEISYEICGPLCTPLDCIGRNVKMPKLEEGDLLVLFNAGAYGLSASPTGFLSHALPQEVLIG
- a CDS encoding WecB/TagA/CpsF family glycosyltransferase; protein product: MERLDIFGIGIIDTTLQNAKDAMESIIDSRPDKTYSIVFVNTSTMNLAIEDRKYADVLNSADYVFGDGTGVRWAVRILYKRKLLDNVNGTDLIPKFLRETTGKNYRYFLLGAEPEAIEKAAENAPALFPDCALAGYHHGFWKKEENDEIIRIINESGAHLLLVGMGNPIQENWIAGNIGKLKVPLVAAVGGLFTYWSGDLDRAPLWIRKIGMEWLHILFRQPHKWQRYLVGNTKFLARIFLQAARGKS
- a CDS encoding polysaccharide deacetylase family protein, translated to MIDRISTIRWHVKKSSRKIIAYGTSPFMRLCRSIPGVKPSVRVLTYHRFGDRAYDPFCVSIPVFSMQMKWLAETGRAVTLEQVEAHASGNAAVPDGSVLVTIDDGFRSVYTDALPVLQKYRIPAVVFVASGAIGKTEQGSEYSDQYLLPEDIRKISRDGIAIGSHSVSHGSMARLSPPDMEREARDSRRILEKLAGKPVTSFAYPYGTRADYNDDTARILRNCGYTSVYTSQHGPVHAGMDPWELPRVKVEGGESLSMFKCICDGGMDAWRLVDRLLSGFQNVNRK
- a CDS encoding glycosyltransferase, producing the protein MDKQISVVIPSYNSQKTISYTLDSLLKQKGDYIKEIIVADSSDNPGMKDIIAKYSPGVKFINTGTRVMPALGRNLGAGQATGKILAFLDSDAIAVEDWSEKIALAYGKGYKAGGGGVELPGFQRNNSIAAAQYYLQLNEFIPAGRERVKSILPGVNIFCERELFNRVGGFPEVRASEDTLFGLAVSRHTRYWFVPGITVAHIFREDLKGFLNNQELLGKYIILYRRKYYSSPIYRGIIPVLLFPAIITFKTLRMIVRIALSRRGEILRFFKVSPLFMKGMVYWSRGFLKGCFEKT